CGAGCAGTTGGCGAAAATCTTTCCTCAGCGGATAGCCCAACACTTCCTTCTTCGGCTGCGTGGCCTGGCTCGTCCGCGCGTTATGACCGCGTCCGGTTGTCTGACCCAAAGCGATCCAGTTGGCCGCCAAGTAGCACGTGCCTCGGAAACGTGCCGGATCCACGAAGGTCTCCATGTAGTAGATCGGGTGGCCGTAGGCTCGCTCCCAGTCTGCGCAGAGACCACGCGCCATGCGACCGAGAAGGTGCGACGCCAGATGCGGCACCTCCACCCAGGGAAGGATCAGGAAGCGGGTGTTGTAGGCCACATAGCGGATGTTGCGACGACGGGCCTGGCCCGACCAACCGATGAAGCGGTCACGGGGACCCAAATGGCGCGCAGCGGAGCTCCATGCCATGCACGCCACCGGACGATCCGACGCCACGATCAGGT
This genomic window from bacterium contains:
- a CDS encoding DUF4338 domain-containing protein, whose protein sequence is MKYRGREITAGDIRFIAHLIARNRGASRRALSKMLCEAWDWRQANGELRDMVCRGLMLKLHRICLIDLPPVRQTPLNNVVIRRRPERVSIDRAPWRTSLKQIRPLEIFQVRRRKEEALYDGLIEEHHYLGYTRPVGEHLKYLIVASDRPVACMAWSSAARHLGPRDRFIGWSGQARRRNIRYVAYNTRFLILPWVEVPHLASHLLGRMARGLCADWERAYGHPIYYMETFVDPARFRGTCYLAANWIALGQTTGRGHNARTSQATQPKKEVLGYPLRKDFRQLLGAVS